A region of the Orenia marismortui DSM 5156 genome:
CTTTCTTTTTGCTTTCGGATTACTTAATTTATCGTTTTCTATTTTACCTAATTTTCTTATTTTATTCATAACTGTTTGACCTGTTATAGTTAAATTATTCACTACTTCCTCTCCTACTTTGGCGTAAGATTTATCAATTGATAAATCTACTATCTTTGCTTCTAAGCCAGTATCTATCCTTTGATACTTATCTATACCTAATTTTTTATCTGCTAAATGTTCATACTCTTTATTGAACTTAGATTTATAATACCTTCTCTCAAATTCAACTTCACCAAACTCTGTTATCAATTTTCTCTTCTTTTTTCTTACTATCTTCCAATTCTTTTTACGCTCAGGACTTTCCTTAATTACTTCATCTATTACTTCTATAATATACTTACACAACTCTTTACCTAATTCATCAAAGTCTTTTCTTAGAGTATTTATAAAGTCTGAAATATCTTCTTTATCACTCAATAGAATATTTTTTAAAAATTCTTCTGAATTATCCTTAATTTTTTCTCCAAACTGCTGTATAATTGTATCCATAGGGACTCCTCCTTGATGTGTTTTGATTAGGTACTTAACACTTTATCAAAAGAGGAGTCCTTTTTCTAATTTTTTGATTAAATTTACCTACACTTATTTTACACTAAGTAAATGCTAATTGGAAGAGGGGAGGGGTATTGTAAATTGTGGAGAACGCAAAACGTCTTATAACATGAGATTAGCAACATCCCAATTTAGGTGAATAGATGAAAGTCGGGGCTGACTTATGTTAGATTTATAGGTTTATCTTGAGAATAGGAGTATTGTCAGGGACGTCGTGAAGCTGCGGGACGTTAGGCGACAGAGCCGACAAGTGCATCAAAATTGATTTTTTAAATAGTTTTGTAAAAGAAAATATTGATATTATGTTTAATTGAATGTATAATATTATTAAGAATAATGCATAATATATTGTGACAAAAATTAAAAAGAGAGAATATAATATATTCGGGGGTGAGAAAATGGCTACTTTGAGTGTGAATCGTGAGAATATGATTTCTTCTACAGAGGTTGTACGTAATTTTAGCAAAGTTTTAGATAAGTCTAAAGAATCTCCAGTATTTATTATGAGAAATAATGATATTGAAGGGATAATGATGGATATAGAAGAATATGAGATGTTATTAGAAAAGATAGAGTATTTAGAAAATAAATTGGAAGATGCATATATAGCTAAAGAACTTAAAGGAAGAAAAGAAGGATTTGATTTGAAAGATGCAGTAAAAGAGGAGGAAATCATGGATTTATTAGATTGATTATTTGGGAGGACTAAGATATGGAAATAGTGTTTCATCCTGAGGTTAAAGAGGATATAAAAGATTTAGATGGGAATATAAAAAATAGATTAAAAAAGACATTGAAAAAAATAAAAAGGGCACCAAGATTAGGCAAACCTTTAGGAAACCAAGGGAATATAGATTTATCTAATTGTTTGAAAATGTATTTTTATAAAAAGAAATATAGAGTTGTATATGAAATTTTAGATGAAGAAAAGATTATGATTTGGTCTATTGGAAAGAGAGAGGCAGAAGTTGTATATTTCAGTGCTTATAAAAGAATATTGCAAAATGAAGGGAGAAATTAGTATCCCTTTATTTTTTTATGAACTTATTGGATAATTAATGAAAATATAGTATTATAATCTACAAAGGTAGAGATTTGTTAGATATAATGAAATGTTAACTCATTAAATTAAAATTTTAGGAATAAAAGATCGTCGGCTCCATCGCCTAACAGCACGTTAGCGACATCCCAGCTATAAGTATAAATGAAAGTTAGGGTGACTTACGTAAAGCTCAGTGGTTTGATTTGAGATTAGGAGCGTTGGCAGAGACGTCGCGAACCTGCGGGACGTTACACGACATGCTAAGTTCTGTTTGGTACTCAAATTTTCTGTTAGGGTATGGCTTTTAATTCTTGGGAAAATAAGATATAATATTGTTAAATCGAAGTAATTATAGTAGTTAGCGAGGGATAAAAATATATGAAAAGAGAAATTTTAGACCCAAAAGTTGATTTTGTATTTAAACAGATATTTGGCTCGGAAAAGCATCCAGAGATTTTGATTGCATTTCTAAATAGTGTATTTGGAACCAAGGGAACTGAAGAGGAAATTGTAAGTGTAAAGATAGAAAATACAGATGTGGATAAAGATTGGGAAAATGATAAGTTTTCTCGCTTAGATATTAAAGCAACTGCTAATAACAATACTAAGGTAAACATAGAAATTCAGTTAAAAAATCAATATAATATGAAAAGAAGAACATTATATTATTGGAGTAAGTTGTTTGAGTCTCAGATGGAAGAAGGAGATCCGTATCAGAAACTTCAAAAAACTGTAACAATAAATATTTTGAATTTTAATTATTTAAGAGAGAATAATAGGTATCATAATACTTATTTATTAAAAGAAAGAGAGACTAATGAGGTATTAACTGATTTGCAAGAAATTCATTTTATAGAGTTGCCAAAATTAAATGCAGATAGGTTTAAAAACATTGATGAGGTGGAAAGTAAGAGAGATGAGGATAACTTAATTCCTTGGGCACTATTTTTGAAAAATCCTGATAGCGAGGTGATAAAAATGCTTGAGGAAAGAATAAAAGAGTTGAAAGAAGCAGCAGAAATGTTAGAATTATTAAGTCATGATAAAAAAGCTAGAGAGTTATATGAGAGTCGTCAAAAGGCAATTCATGACCAAGTTACTAATATAATAGGTGCTACACAAGAAGCAAGAGAAGAAGGAAAAAAAGAAGGAATGAAATTAGGAGAAGAAAAAGGAATAGAAAAAGGAAGAATGAAAGAGAAAATTGAAACTGCTAAAAATTTATTAAGCATGGGATTAGATATAGAAAAAGTAGTTAAGGCAACCAGTTTAAATAAAGAAGAGGTAGAAAAATTGAAATAAAGTTGAATCCCTGAGTAGTTATATTTTAATCTCAGGGTTATTTTTTTATCTTGGCAATGGGAATAAAATCTTAAAATTATTAAAAACAGTAAATTTGGATTAAATATTTAAAAAGACGCACGTCGTGTAACAGCACTTTAGCGACATCCCAACTTAAGAGGATAAATTAAAAGTGGGGTTGACTTATGTGAGTGGTAGCTTTAATTAGAAGTTGGAGTATTTATGGGGACGTCGCGAATCTCAGGGACGTTATGTGACATTCTCCCCCCAAAAACCATTGAAACCGATGTTAAAACATTGGTTTAATTAACTAATAGAATTCAACTTTTCAGATTGTTTATCATTTCGTTTGGTATATGCTATAATATTTATAAACAATATGATTAATAAATATTAGGAGGGATAGTTTATGAAATGGGAAGAAGTTAGGAAGATATATCCCGATAAATTTGTTAAGTTGGAAGTACTAGATTCTCATATCGATGGGAATAAAGAATATGTCGATGAAGTTGCTGTCATAGATACTGTTTCTGAAGATAATGCTACTAAAGAATTTTTAAAATCTAAAGATAATATTTTGGTTTATAATACTTCAAAGGAAGATATTACTCTTGAAATTAGGAGTAGGATTGGATTAAGAGGAGTATTCAGAAATGAAAATTGAATATAGAAATTACTTATAGAGGTAAATCAAAAATTATTGATAATATAGTAGTAGATACGGGTGCATCAAACTCTTTAATTTCACAAGAAGAAGTAGATGAGATAGGAATAAGAATTAGTAAAGATGATAAAATTGTAACTTTTTATGGAATTGGTGGAACTGAACATGCATTTATAAAGACGATTGATGAGGTTAAGATAGGTGAGCTTAAATTAAATAACTTTTCAATAGATTTTACTCTGTTGCCTTATGAAGATATTAATGGGTTACTAGGAATAGACATATTAATTGAGGGGGGATTTATAATTGATTTAGATATATTAAAAATAGACAGGAAAGATTGATCAAATATATTCTGAATTATAATAGTAGTTTATCACAAGACAGGGATGTGCTTTCTGATAAATATTTTTTTATTATCGCCCGGATATATTTTCCTGTTTAATTATTTTTTAACTATAAAATTATTTGAAGTTAAGGTAAAAATATTGGGGAGAACGATCACATAACAGGGTATTAACAACATCAGTTTCAGTGCTGACTTATGAAATTTAGTTTTACTTTGATATCAGAATTATAATTGCAGATTGGAGAGGTTACTTATATTTACAGATGGACGTCGTGAATTTCCAGGACGTTATGTGACAGAAATGGATGGAAGTTTATTATTTTTAATTAAATTAAAAGAATAGGGGTTGAAGAAAAATGTTTTTAAATGTTTTTATATGAAAAGAAGTTTTTATTATTAGGGTTGTGTTTATTTGTATTAATTACTTTTGTAGGATGTTCCGATTCAGATACAGAAAATTTATCTAAAGAATTTACAATAACAACTAAAGTAGTGGAAGGTTTAGGGGAAATAAAAGTTATTCCAGAACAAGAAACATATAAAAAAGGAACAGAAGTAACTATAAAAGCTAATAGATATATTATATCAGATATTGTAGCCTCTTATAAATTTAGTCATTGGACAGGAAGCTCATCTGGAAAGGAAAGTGAACAGACTTCCCCAATAACTAGTGATATGGAAATAGGGGCTGTTTTTATTTCAACAGAAATTGAAGAAAATAAATGGATTTTTAATACTGATGATGATATAAAATCAAGTCCGGCGATAGGAGAAGATGGTACTGTTTATGTTGGCAGTAATGATGGTAATTTATATGCAATAAATCCAGATGGGACAGAAAAGTGGAAGTTTACAAGTGAACTTTCAGATGAAATAATAACATCAAGTCCAGCAATAGGAGAAGATGGTACTATTTATATTGGCAGTCAACTAGACTTATATGCAATTAATTCAGACGGGACAAAAAAATGGAGATTAAACACTTTGAGCACATTACATTCAACCCCAGCAATTGCTTCAGATGGCACAATTTATGTTGGTAGTACAAGAGGAGAATTATATCAAATTAATCCAAATGGAAATGAAGAATGGAAATTTATACTTCCTTGGCAAACAGGTTCTAGTCCAGTAATAGGTGAGGATGGAACAGTTTATATTGGTGGTTTAGGACCAGATAATTTAAAAATTGGTTATATATATGCCTTTGAAGGAACTGGTTCAGGTTTAGCAAATAGTTCATGGCCTATGTTCGGAAATAATATAAGACATACAGGGAAAAAAGGTAACTAGTTTTGTCTCTAAGGACGCCATCCATATCCATCACATAACAGTGGATTAGCTACACATCACTTGAGAATATGAATAGCGGCTAGGGTTGACTTATGTAAGATTGCGGCTTAATTAGAAAATAGGAGCACTAATGGAACGTCGCGAACCCCAGGAACGTTAGATGAAATTATACTTTGTTGATATGAATAGTTTTTTCAGTTAAAAGAAGATCTTTTTAATTAGTTTAAGTATGGGTTTAAAAGAATGATTTTTATTGCGGGGAGTTAAAAGTTGTATGACATATTTTCAGTTGTATTTACAAAAAAATCAATACTTGTAATTTTATATTATAAGTAAATAAATTTAGTCGAGAATATTCGTAAGTAAAAAGGAGGTCAAATCATGATTATATGGAGTGGAGCAGGAATCTTAGTGCCAATAGTTACTTTTTTATCTCTTATTTTATCTGAGTTATCTATAGAATTTTTATTTAATTCTCAAAATTATTATCAAGAACATGGGTGGCCTAAATTAGTTGGCTTTCTTATTGCAGGTGTAATTTGTAAAATTACAGAAAAAAAGTTAAATAAAAACTGGAATAGTATATTTATTGATAAGGAAACAGGAGAAGAAGTGGTAATCAAAACAAAACATACTTTCTTTTTTATAACCATGGAAATGTGGGGGATGATCATGCTTCCTATTTTTGGAATTGCTTTTCTATTTGTAAGAGGGTAATTCTAATAAATTTATATTATAGAGGCGGTGAATTTAGTGGTTACAAGAATTGAATTTGCTTTTTTAGTACAAGGGATTGTATTTTTAGGTTGGATAGTTTCAGGTGGTATATTAAAAAATACAAGTGATAATATTACATGTTTTTCTGGATTTGTTATTGCTGGATTATTTTGTTTTATATCAGGGAAGTTATTGAATAAAAAAGGAAAAGTTCTTATTA
Encoded here:
- a CDS encoding type II toxin-antitoxin system Phd/YefM family antitoxin, which produces MATLSVNRENMISSTEVVRNFSKVLDKSKESPVFIMRNNDIEGIMMDIEEYEMLLEKIEYLENKLEDAYIAKELKGRKEGFDLKDAVKEEEIMDLLD
- a CDS encoding type II toxin-antitoxin system RelE family toxin, encoding MEIVFHPEVKEDIKDLDGNIKNRLKKTLKKIKRAPRLGKPLGNQGNIDLSNCLKMYFYKKKYRVVYEILDEEKIMIWSIGKREAEVVYFSAYKRILQNEGRN
- a CDS encoding Rpn family recombination-promoting nuclease/putative transposase; translated protein: MKREILDPKVDFVFKQIFGSEKHPEILIAFLNSVFGTKGTEEEIVSVKIENTDVDKDWENDKFSRLDIKATANNNTKVNIEIQLKNQYNMKRRTLYYWSKLFESQMEEGDPYQKLQKTVTINILNFNYLRENNRYHNTYLLKERETNEVLTDLQEIHFIELPKLNADRFKNIDEVESKRDEDNLIPWALFLKNPDSEVIKMLEERIKELKEAAEMLELLSHDKKARELYESRQKAIHDQVTNIIGATQEAREEGKKEGMKLGEEKGIEKGRMKEKIETAKNLLSMGLDIEKVVKATSLNKEEVEKLK
- a CDS encoding retropepsin-like aspartic protease, with the translated sequence MNIEITYRGKSKIIDNIVVDTGASNSLISQEEVDEIGIRISKDDKIVTFYGIGGTEHAFIKTIDEVKIGELKLNNFSIDFTLLPYEDINGLLGIDILIEGGFIIDLDILKIDRKD
- a CDS encoding outer membrane protein assembly factor BamB family protein; protein product: MFLYEKKFLLLGLCLFVLITFVGCSDSDTENLSKEFTITTKVVEGLGEIKVIPEQETYKKGTEVTIKANRYIISDIVASYKFSHWTGSSSGKESEQTSPITSDMEIGAVFISTEIEENKWIFNTDDDIKSSPAIGEDGTVYVGSNDGNLYAINPDGTEKWKFTSELSDEIITSSPAIGEDGTIYIGSQLDLYAINSDGTKKWRLNTLSTLHSTPAIASDGTIYVGSTRGELYQINPNGNEEWKFILPWQTGSSPVIGEDGTVYIGGLGPDNLKIGYIYAFEGTGSGLANSSWPMFGNNIRHTGKKGN